A window from Plectropomus leopardus isolate mb chromosome 3, YSFRI_Pleo_2.0, whole genome shotgun sequence encodes these proteins:
- the opa1 gene encoding dynamin-like 120 kDa protein, mitochondrial isoform X4 has protein sequence MFRVGSKAACMACRNLVSTNMGVRFRVPLQKLHPLSRAIHHRYSGNTNPQRTPHRTAARYFTSMSRLPMRPPKPPPGSGGYGHQQQRNFWVARLAARLLKLRYILFGTAVGGGYTAKKTYEEWKDMLPDFSEYNWVIPDFVWELSEQIDLDKLAKALPEMEEIAKLLPDLDKIGENFTFLKSLLSSETSGDPPLKATDSSTAATQDGSDKQYKKSSDKEKIDQLQEELLRTQLKYQRMLERLEKENKELRKVVLQKDDKGIHQRKVKKSLIDLYSEVLDILSDYDANYNTQDHLPRVVVVGDQSAGKTSVLEMIAQARIFPRGSGEMMTRSPVKVTLSEGPHHVALFKDSGREFDLTKEEDLAALRHEIELRMRKSVKEGQTVSCETISLSVKGPGIQRMVLVDLPGVISTVTTGMASDTKETIFSISKAYMQNPNAIILCIQDGSVDAERSIVTDLVSQMDPHGKRTIFVLTKVDLAEKNLASPSRIQQIVEGKLFPMKALGYFAVVTGKGSSAESIESIKDYEEDFFQNSRLLRDGMLKAHQVTTKNLSLAVSDCFWKMVRESVEQQADVFKASRFNLETEWKNNYPRLRELDRNELFEKAKNEILDEVISLSQVTPQHWESILQKKLWERVSTHVIENIYLPAAQTMDSGTFNTTVDIKLKQWTDKQLPHKALEVAWETLQEEFARFMAEYKGKDQDDIFDKLKEAVKDESIKRHKWNERAMDSLRVIQHNALEDRSITDKPQWDAAIQFMEETLQSRLKDTESVIRDMVGPGWRQRWLNWMNRTPEQHIRNETKNELERLLKLHDEHTAYLANDEVTTVRKNLEGRGVEVDPVLIKDTWHQLYRRHFLQKALSHCNLCKRGFYYYQRHFVDSELECNDVVLFWRIQRMLVITANTLRQQLTNTEVRRLEKNVKEVLDDFGEDSEKKTHLITGRRVQLAEDLKKVREIQEKLEAFIEALHKEK, from the exons ATGTTTCGTGTCGGGAGTAAAGCTGCCTG CATGGCCTGCAGGAACCTGGTCTCCACCAACATGGGAGTGAGATTTCGGGTACCGCTGCAAAAGCTGCACCCCCTGTCCCGTGCCATCCACCACCGCTACTCTGGAAACACCAACCCCCAGCGTACCCCTCATCGCACAGCAGCCCGCTATTTTACCTCCATGTCACGGTTGCCTATGCGGCCACCTAAGCCTCCCCCAGGATCAGGGGGCTATGGCCACCAGCAGCAGCGCAACTTTTGGGTGGCCCGCCTCGCTGCCCGGCTTTTAAAGCTCCGATATATTCTGTTTGGAACGGCAGTGGGAGGAGGGTACACTGCTAAAAAG ACCTATGAAGAGTGGAAGGACATGCTGCCTGATTTTAGTGAATACAACTGGGTCATTCCTGATTTTGTCTGGGAACTGAGTGAACAAATTGATCTTG ATAAACTGGCCAAAGCTCTACCAGAGATGGAGGAAATAGCCAAACTACTACCTGACCTCGACAAGATCGGCGAGAACTTCACTTTCCTCAAAAGCCTCCTGTCCTCTG aaacctcaggcgATCCTCCACTCAAGGCCACAGATTCATCCACTGCAGCCACGCAAGATGGCAGCGACAAGCAATACAAAAAG TcatcagacaaagaaaagattGACCAGCTTCAAGAAGAACTGCTCCGTACGCAG CTCAAATATCAGCGCATGCTGGAGAGACTGGAGAAGGAGAATAAAGAGTTAAGGAAAGTGGTGCTGCAAAAAGATGATAAGGGGATTCATCAAAGAAAAGTGAAG AAATCTCTTATTGACTTGTATTCTGAAGTCCTGGACATCTTGTCTGACTATGATGCCAACTACAACACCCAGGACCACCTACCCCGG GTGGTTGTGGTTGGGGATCAGAGTGCTGGAAAGACGAGTGTACTGGAGATGATTGCCCAGGCCAGGATCTTTCCCAGGGGCTCAGGAGAGATGATGACCCGCTCTCCTGTCAAG GTGACACTAAGTGAAGGCCCCCACCATGTGGCCTTGTTTAAGGACAGTGGCCGAGAGTTTGACCTTACCAAGGAGGAGGAT CTGGCTGCTTTGAGGCATGAGATCGAGCTGAGGATGAGGAAGAGTGTGAAGGAGGGACAGACCGTCAGCTGTGAG ACAATATCCTTGAGTGTCAAAGGCCCCGGTATCCAGAGGATGGTGCTTGTTGACTTACCAGGAGTCATCAGT ACTGTGACTACAGGCATGGCATCAGACACTAAGGAAACCATCTTCAGCATCAGCAAAGCCTACATGCAGAACCCCAATGCAATCATCCTCTGTATTCAGG ATGGCAGTGTGGATGCAGAGAGGAGCATTGTAACAGACTTGGTTAGCCAGATGGACCCCCATGGGAAGAGGACCATCTTTGTCCTGACCAAGGTGGACTTGGCTGAGAAGAACCTGGCCAGCCCCAGCAGA aTCCAGCAAATAGTGGAAGGAAAGCTGTTTCCCATGAAGGCCCTGGGCTATTTTGCAGTGGTGACCGGAAAAG GGAGCAGCGCTGAAAGCATTGAATCCATTAAAGACTATGAGGAAGACTTCTTCCAGAACTCCAGATTACTAAG GGATGGCATGCTGAAAGCCCACCAGGTGACCACAAAGAACTTGAGTCTGGCCGTCTCTGACTGCTTCTGGAAGATGGTCAGGGAGTCAGTTGAGCAGCAGGCTGATGTCTTCAAAG CATCTCGTTTCAACTTGGAGACTGAATGGAAGAATAACTACCCTCGTCTGCGAGAGCTGGACAGG aatgaACTCTTTGAAAAGGCTAAAAATGAAATCTTGGATGAAGTCATTAGTTTGAGTCAAGTGACCCCACAACACTG GGAGTCCATTTTGCAGAAGAAGCTGTGGGAACGTGTTTCCACCCATGTGATTGAGAACATCTACCTGCCTGCTGCTCAAACAATGGACTCGGGCACCTTTAACACCACAGTCGACATCAAGCTGAAGCAGTGGACCGACAAGCAGCTTCCGCACAAAGCACTCGAG GTTGCCTGGGAGACACTGCAGGAAGAGTTTGCCCGCTTCATGGCTGAATACAAAGGCAAAGACCAGGACGACATTTTTGACAAGTTGAAGGAGGCTGTGAAGGACGAGAGCATCAAGAGGCACAAGTGGAATGAGAGGGCCATGGACAGCCTG aggGTGATCCAGCACAATGCCCTAGAAGACCGCTCCATCACAGACAAGCCTCAGTGGGATGCAGCAATCCAGTTCATGGAGGAGACCCTGCAGTCACGCCTCAAAGACA CTGAGTCAGTAATCAGAGATATGGTGGGTCCAGGCTGGAGGCAGAGGTGGCTCAACTGGATGAATCGCACACCAGAACAG CACATTCggaatgaaacaaaaaatgagctGGAGCGCCTGCTGAAGCTACACGATGAGCATACAGCCTACTTGGCCAATGACGAGGTCACCACAGTCAGGAAGAATCTGGAGGGACGAGGGGTTGAAGTTGATCCTGTGCTG ATCAAAGACACATGGCATCAGCTGTATCGTCGACACTTCTTGCAGAAGGCGCTGTCTCACTGTAACCTCTGCAAGAGAGGTTTCTACTACTACCAGAGACACTTTGTTGACTCTGAG TTGGAGTGCAATGATGTGGTACTTTTCTGGAGGATCCAGAGGATGCTGGTCATCACAGCCAACACTCTCCGACAGCAGCTCACCAACACTGAGG TGCGCCGTTTGGAGAAAAACGTGAAGGAAGTGCTGGATGACTTCGGGGAGGACAGTGAAAAGAAGACTCACCTCATCACAGGACGCAGAGTCCAGCTGGCCGAGGATCTCA
- the opa1 gene encoding dynamin-like 120 kDa protein, mitochondrial isoform X2 encodes MFRVGSKAACMACRNLVSTNMGVRFRVPLQKLHPLSRAIHHRYSGNTNPQRTPHRTAARYFTSMSRLPMRPPKPPPGSGGYGHQQQRNFWVARLAARLLKLRYILFGTAVGGGYTAKKTYEEWKDMLPDFSEYNWVIPDFVWELSEQIDLDKLAKALPEMEEIAKLLPDLDKIGENFTFLKSLLSSETSGDPPLKATDSSTAATQDGSDKQYKKGLLGELILIQQQIQRHEEEVRRAAAANSARPPPPEPAPSPPPNPSPPQQKRKSSDKEKIDQLQEELLRTQLKYQRMLERLEKENKELRKVVLQKDDKGIHQRKVKKSLIDLYSEVLDILSDYDANYNTQDHLPRVVVVGDQSAGKTSVLEMIAQARIFPRGSGEMMTRSPVKVTLSEGPHHVALFKDSGREFDLTKEEDLAALRHEIELRMRKSVKEGQTVSCETISLSVKGPGIQRMVLVDLPGVISTVTTGMASDTKETIFSISKAYMQNPNAIILCIQDGSVDAERSIVTDLVSQMDPHGKRTIFVLTKVDLAEKNLASPSRIQQIVEGKLFPMKALGYFAVVTGKGSSAESIESIKDYEEDFFQNSRLLRDGMLKAHQVTTKNLSLAVSDCFWKMVRESVEQQADVFKASRFNLETEWKNNYPRLRELDRNELFEKAKNEILDEVISLSQVTPQHWESILQKKLWERVSTHVIENIYLPAAQTMDSGTFNTTVDIKLKQWTDKQLPHKALEVAWETLQEEFARFMAEYKGKDQDDIFDKLKEAVKDESIKRHKWNERAMDSLRVIQHNALEDRSITDKPQWDAAIQFMEETLQSRLKDTESVIRDMVGPGWRQRWLNWMNRTPEQHIRNETKNELERLLKLHDEHTAYLANDEVTTVRKNLEGRGVEVDPVLIKDTWHQLYRRHFLQKALSHCNLCKRGFYYYQRHFVDSELECNDVVLFWRIQRMLVITANTLRQQLTNTEVRRLEKNVKEVLDDFGEDSEKKTHLITGRRVQLAEDLKKVREIQEKLEAFIEALHKEK; translated from the exons ATGTTTCGTGTCGGGAGTAAAGCTGCCTG CATGGCCTGCAGGAACCTGGTCTCCACCAACATGGGAGTGAGATTTCGGGTACCGCTGCAAAAGCTGCACCCCCTGTCCCGTGCCATCCACCACCGCTACTCTGGAAACACCAACCCCCAGCGTACCCCTCATCGCACAGCAGCCCGCTATTTTACCTCCATGTCACGGTTGCCTATGCGGCCACCTAAGCCTCCCCCAGGATCAGGGGGCTATGGCCACCAGCAGCAGCGCAACTTTTGGGTGGCCCGCCTCGCTGCCCGGCTTTTAAAGCTCCGATATATTCTGTTTGGAACGGCAGTGGGAGGAGGGTACACTGCTAAAAAG ACCTATGAAGAGTGGAAGGACATGCTGCCTGATTTTAGTGAATACAACTGGGTCATTCCTGATTTTGTCTGGGAACTGAGTGAACAAATTGATCTTG ATAAACTGGCCAAAGCTCTACCAGAGATGGAGGAAATAGCCAAACTACTACCTGACCTCGACAAGATCGGCGAGAACTTCACTTTCCTCAAAAGCCTCCTGTCCTCTG aaacctcaggcgATCCTCCACTCAAGGCCACAGATTCATCCACTGCAGCCACGCAAGATGGCAGCGACAAGCAATACAAAAAG GGTCTGCTTGGCGAGCTCATTCTAATTCAGCAGCAGATCCAGCGGCACGAGGAGGAGGTCCGGCGGGCCGCGGCAGCCAATAGTGCGCGTCCCCCACCGCCAGAGCCTGCTCCCAGTCCGCCTCCGAACCCCAGCCCCCCTCAACAGAAGCGCAAG TcatcagacaaagaaaagattGACCAGCTTCAAGAAGAACTGCTCCGTACGCAG CTCAAATATCAGCGCATGCTGGAGAGACTGGAGAAGGAGAATAAAGAGTTAAGGAAAGTGGTGCTGCAAAAAGATGATAAGGGGATTCATCAAAGAAAAGTGAAG AAATCTCTTATTGACTTGTATTCTGAAGTCCTGGACATCTTGTCTGACTATGATGCCAACTACAACACCCAGGACCACCTACCCCGG GTGGTTGTGGTTGGGGATCAGAGTGCTGGAAAGACGAGTGTACTGGAGATGATTGCCCAGGCCAGGATCTTTCCCAGGGGCTCAGGAGAGATGATGACCCGCTCTCCTGTCAAG GTGACACTAAGTGAAGGCCCCCACCATGTGGCCTTGTTTAAGGACAGTGGCCGAGAGTTTGACCTTACCAAGGAGGAGGAT CTGGCTGCTTTGAGGCATGAGATCGAGCTGAGGATGAGGAAGAGTGTGAAGGAGGGACAGACCGTCAGCTGTGAG ACAATATCCTTGAGTGTCAAAGGCCCCGGTATCCAGAGGATGGTGCTTGTTGACTTACCAGGAGTCATCAGT ACTGTGACTACAGGCATGGCATCAGACACTAAGGAAACCATCTTCAGCATCAGCAAAGCCTACATGCAGAACCCCAATGCAATCATCCTCTGTATTCAGG ATGGCAGTGTGGATGCAGAGAGGAGCATTGTAACAGACTTGGTTAGCCAGATGGACCCCCATGGGAAGAGGACCATCTTTGTCCTGACCAAGGTGGACTTGGCTGAGAAGAACCTGGCCAGCCCCAGCAGA aTCCAGCAAATAGTGGAAGGAAAGCTGTTTCCCATGAAGGCCCTGGGCTATTTTGCAGTGGTGACCGGAAAAG GGAGCAGCGCTGAAAGCATTGAATCCATTAAAGACTATGAGGAAGACTTCTTCCAGAACTCCAGATTACTAAG GGATGGCATGCTGAAAGCCCACCAGGTGACCACAAAGAACTTGAGTCTGGCCGTCTCTGACTGCTTCTGGAAGATGGTCAGGGAGTCAGTTGAGCAGCAGGCTGATGTCTTCAAAG CATCTCGTTTCAACTTGGAGACTGAATGGAAGAATAACTACCCTCGTCTGCGAGAGCTGGACAGG aatgaACTCTTTGAAAAGGCTAAAAATGAAATCTTGGATGAAGTCATTAGTTTGAGTCAAGTGACCCCACAACACTG GGAGTCCATTTTGCAGAAGAAGCTGTGGGAACGTGTTTCCACCCATGTGATTGAGAACATCTACCTGCCTGCTGCTCAAACAATGGACTCGGGCACCTTTAACACCACAGTCGACATCAAGCTGAAGCAGTGGACCGACAAGCAGCTTCCGCACAAAGCACTCGAG GTTGCCTGGGAGACACTGCAGGAAGAGTTTGCCCGCTTCATGGCTGAATACAAAGGCAAAGACCAGGACGACATTTTTGACAAGTTGAAGGAGGCTGTGAAGGACGAGAGCATCAAGAGGCACAAGTGGAATGAGAGGGCCATGGACAGCCTG aggGTGATCCAGCACAATGCCCTAGAAGACCGCTCCATCACAGACAAGCCTCAGTGGGATGCAGCAATCCAGTTCATGGAGGAGACCCTGCAGTCACGCCTCAAAGACA CTGAGTCAGTAATCAGAGATATGGTGGGTCCAGGCTGGAGGCAGAGGTGGCTCAACTGGATGAATCGCACACCAGAACAG CACATTCggaatgaaacaaaaaatgagctGGAGCGCCTGCTGAAGCTACACGATGAGCATACAGCCTACTTGGCCAATGACGAGGTCACCACAGTCAGGAAGAATCTGGAGGGACGAGGGGTTGAAGTTGATCCTGTGCTG ATCAAAGACACATGGCATCAGCTGTATCGTCGACACTTCTTGCAGAAGGCGCTGTCTCACTGTAACCTCTGCAAGAGAGGTTTCTACTACTACCAGAGACACTTTGTTGACTCTGAG TTGGAGTGCAATGATGTGGTACTTTTCTGGAGGATCCAGAGGATGCTGGTCATCACAGCCAACACTCTCCGACAGCAGCTCACCAACACTGAGG TGCGCCGTTTGGAGAAAAACGTGAAGGAAGTGCTGGATGACTTCGGGGAGGACAGTGAAAAGAAGACTCACCTCATCACAGGACGCAGAGTCCAGCTGGCCGAGGATCTCA
- the opa1 gene encoding dynamin-like 120 kDa protein, mitochondrial isoform X3, with the protein MFRVGSKAACMACRNLVSTNMGVRFRVPLQKLHPLSRAIHHRYSGNTNPQRTPHRTAARYFTSMSRLPMRPPKPPPGSGGYGHQQQRNFWVARLAARLLKLRYILFGTAVGGGYTAKKTYEEWKDMLPDFSEYNWVIPDFVWELSEQIDLDKLAKALPEMEEIAKLLPDLDKIGENFTFLKSLLSSGVSLGSEVKGASGLHLLLETSGDPPLKATDSSTAATQDGSDKQYKKSSDKEKIDQLQEELLRTQLKYQRMLERLEKENKELRKVVLQKDDKGIHQRKVKKSLIDLYSEVLDILSDYDANYNTQDHLPRVVVVGDQSAGKTSVLEMIAQARIFPRGSGEMMTRSPVKVTLSEGPHHVALFKDSGREFDLTKEEDLAALRHEIELRMRKSVKEGQTVSCETISLSVKGPGIQRMVLVDLPGVISTVTTGMASDTKETIFSISKAYMQNPNAIILCIQDGSVDAERSIVTDLVSQMDPHGKRTIFVLTKVDLAEKNLASPSRIQQIVEGKLFPMKALGYFAVVTGKGSSAESIESIKDYEEDFFQNSRLLRDGMLKAHQVTTKNLSLAVSDCFWKMVRESVEQQADVFKASRFNLETEWKNNYPRLRELDRNELFEKAKNEILDEVISLSQVTPQHWESILQKKLWERVSTHVIENIYLPAAQTMDSGTFNTTVDIKLKQWTDKQLPHKALEVAWETLQEEFARFMAEYKGKDQDDIFDKLKEAVKDESIKRHKWNERAMDSLRVIQHNALEDRSITDKPQWDAAIQFMEETLQSRLKDTESVIRDMVGPGWRQRWLNWMNRTPEQHIRNETKNELERLLKLHDEHTAYLANDEVTTVRKNLEGRGVEVDPVLIKDTWHQLYRRHFLQKALSHCNLCKRGFYYYQRHFVDSELECNDVVLFWRIQRMLVITANTLRQQLTNTEVRRLEKNVKEVLDDFGEDSEKKTHLITGRRVQLAEDLKKVREIQEKLEAFIEALHKEK; encoded by the exons ATGTTTCGTGTCGGGAGTAAAGCTGCCTG CATGGCCTGCAGGAACCTGGTCTCCACCAACATGGGAGTGAGATTTCGGGTACCGCTGCAAAAGCTGCACCCCCTGTCCCGTGCCATCCACCACCGCTACTCTGGAAACACCAACCCCCAGCGTACCCCTCATCGCACAGCAGCCCGCTATTTTACCTCCATGTCACGGTTGCCTATGCGGCCACCTAAGCCTCCCCCAGGATCAGGGGGCTATGGCCACCAGCAGCAGCGCAACTTTTGGGTGGCCCGCCTCGCTGCCCGGCTTTTAAAGCTCCGATATATTCTGTTTGGAACGGCAGTGGGAGGAGGGTACACTGCTAAAAAG ACCTATGAAGAGTGGAAGGACATGCTGCCTGATTTTAGTGAATACAACTGGGTCATTCCTGATTTTGTCTGGGAACTGAGTGAACAAATTGATCTTG ATAAACTGGCCAAAGCTCTACCAGAGATGGAGGAAATAGCCAAACTACTACCTGACCTCGACAAGATCGGCGAGAACTTCACTTTCCTCAAAAGCCTCCTGTCCTCTG GTGTGAGTTTGGGTAGTGAAGTCAAAGGAGCTTCTGGTCTGCATCTGTTGTTAG aaacctcaggcgATCCTCCACTCAAGGCCACAGATTCATCCACTGCAGCCACGCAAGATGGCAGCGACAAGCAATACAAAAAG TcatcagacaaagaaaagattGACCAGCTTCAAGAAGAACTGCTCCGTACGCAG CTCAAATATCAGCGCATGCTGGAGAGACTGGAGAAGGAGAATAAAGAGTTAAGGAAAGTGGTGCTGCAAAAAGATGATAAGGGGATTCATCAAAGAAAAGTGAAG AAATCTCTTATTGACTTGTATTCTGAAGTCCTGGACATCTTGTCTGACTATGATGCCAACTACAACACCCAGGACCACCTACCCCGG GTGGTTGTGGTTGGGGATCAGAGTGCTGGAAAGACGAGTGTACTGGAGATGATTGCCCAGGCCAGGATCTTTCCCAGGGGCTCAGGAGAGATGATGACCCGCTCTCCTGTCAAG GTGACACTAAGTGAAGGCCCCCACCATGTGGCCTTGTTTAAGGACAGTGGCCGAGAGTTTGACCTTACCAAGGAGGAGGAT CTGGCTGCTTTGAGGCATGAGATCGAGCTGAGGATGAGGAAGAGTGTGAAGGAGGGACAGACCGTCAGCTGTGAG ACAATATCCTTGAGTGTCAAAGGCCCCGGTATCCAGAGGATGGTGCTTGTTGACTTACCAGGAGTCATCAGT ACTGTGACTACAGGCATGGCATCAGACACTAAGGAAACCATCTTCAGCATCAGCAAAGCCTACATGCAGAACCCCAATGCAATCATCCTCTGTATTCAGG ATGGCAGTGTGGATGCAGAGAGGAGCATTGTAACAGACTTGGTTAGCCAGATGGACCCCCATGGGAAGAGGACCATCTTTGTCCTGACCAAGGTGGACTTGGCTGAGAAGAACCTGGCCAGCCCCAGCAGA aTCCAGCAAATAGTGGAAGGAAAGCTGTTTCCCATGAAGGCCCTGGGCTATTTTGCAGTGGTGACCGGAAAAG GGAGCAGCGCTGAAAGCATTGAATCCATTAAAGACTATGAGGAAGACTTCTTCCAGAACTCCAGATTACTAAG GGATGGCATGCTGAAAGCCCACCAGGTGACCACAAAGAACTTGAGTCTGGCCGTCTCTGACTGCTTCTGGAAGATGGTCAGGGAGTCAGTTGAGCAGCAGGCTGATGTCTTCAAAG CATCTCGTTTCAACTTGGAGACTGAATGGAAGAATAACTACCCTCGTCTGCGAGAGCTGGACAGG aatgaACTCTTTGAAAAGGCTAAAAATGAAATCTTGGATGAAGTCATTAGTTTGAGTCAAGTGACCCCACAACACTG GGAGTCCATTTTGCAGAAGAAGCTGTGGGAACGTGTTTCCACCCATGTGATTGAGAACATCTACCTGCCTGCTGCTCAAACAATGGACTCGGGCACCTTTAACACCACAGTCGACATCAAGCTGAAGCAGTGGACCGACAAGCAGCTTCCGCACAAAGCACTCGAG GTTGCCTGGGAGACACTGCAGGAAGAGTTTGCCCGCTTCATGGCTGAATACAAAGGCAAAGACCAGGACGACATTTTTGACAAGTTGAAGGAGGCTGTGAAGGACGAGAGCATCAAGAGGCACAAGTGGAATGAGAGGGCCATGGACAGCCTG aggGTGATCCAGCACAATGCCCTAGAAGACCGCTCCATCACAGACAAGCCTCAGTGGGATGCAGCAATCCAGTTCATGGAGGAGACCCTGCAGTCACGCCTCAAAGACA CTGAGTCAGTAATCAGAGATATGGTGGGTCCAGGCTGGAGGCAGAGGTGGCTCAACTGGATGAATCGCACACCAGAACAG CACATTCggaatgaaacaaaaaatgagctGGAGCGCCTGCTGAAGCTACACGATGAGCATACAGCCTACTTGGCCAATGACGAGGTCACCACAGTCAGGAAGAATCTGGAGGGACGAGGGGTTGAAGTTGATCCTGTGCTG ATCAAAGACACATGGCATCAGCTGTATCGTCGACACTTCTTGCAGAAGGCGCTGTCTCACTGTAACCTCTGCAAGAGAGGTTTCTACTACTACCAGAGACACTTTGTTGACTCTGAG TTGGAGTGCAATGATGTGGTACTTTTCTGGAGGATCCAGAGGATGCTGGTCATCACAGCCAACACTCTCCGACAGCAGCTCACCAACACTGAGG TGCGCCGTTTGGAGAAAAACGTGAAGGAAGTGCTGGATGACTTCGGGGAGGACAGTGAAAAGAAGACTCACCTCATCACAGGACGCAGAGTCCAGCTGGCCGAGGATCTCA